The following nucleotide sequence is from Kineobactrum salinum.
TGAGCGGTGTGGTGGATCACTACGACCGGCGCAAGGCCATCCGCGCCCTCAGCAATGGCGATGTGGTCATTTTCAGCGCCGGCACCGGCAATCCGTTCTTTACCACTGATTCCTCGGCCTGCCTGCGCGGCATTGAAGTCGATGCCGAACTGGTGTTGAAGGCCACCAAAGTGGACGGCGTATACTCCGCCGATCCGATGAAAGTCGCCGATGCGGTCAAGTACGACCGTCTGAGCTACGATGAGGTACTGGACAAAAAACTGGAGGTCATGGATCTCACGGCCATCTGCCTGTGCCGCGATCACCGGATGCCGGTACGGGTATTCATGATGGAGAAGCAGGGTGCACTGTTGAATATTGTGCGCGGTGGTCAGGAGGGTACCCTGATCGAGTAATCAGGGTCACAGGGTCGCACGGTAAGGAGAAGCAAGGTGATTGAAGATATCAAGAAGGAAGCCCGCGAGCGCATGGAAAAAAGCCTCGAGGCACTGGTCCATCATTTCAATAAGATTCGTACCGGCCGGGCCCACCCCAGCATCCTCGATGGCGTCAGGGTGGAATACTACGGTTCGGAAACGCCGCTCAACCAGGTAGCGAATATCAATGTGGAAGACGCGCGTACCCTGTCGCTGACGGTCTGGGACCGGTCCATGATCCAGCAGGTGGAGCGCGCGATCATGAAGTCGGACCTGGGACTCAACCCCGCCACGGCGGGAGAGGTGATCCGGATTCCG
It contains:
- the frr gene encoding ribosome recycling factor: MIEDIKKEARERMEKSLEALVHHFNKIRTGRAHPSILDGVRVEYYGSETPLNQVANINVEDARTLSLTVWDRSMIQQVERAIMKSDLGLNPATAGEVIRIPMPMLTEETRKGFIRQARTEAEAARVSVRNARRDAMGMLKELEKDKDISEDDERRGQEAIQKLTDTHVERIEKMLAEKEADLMEI
- the pyrH gene encoding UMP kinase, whose translation is MAQASGDKKYKRILLKLSGEALTGSEKFGIDPKILDRLALEIGQLVGIGVQVGLVVGGGNLFRGAALQSAGLDRVTGDHMGMLATVMNALALRDALERSNIATQVMSSIPMSGVVDHYDRRKAIRALSNGDVVIFSAGTGNPFFTTDSSACLRGIEVDAELVLKATKVDGVYSADPMKVADAVKYDRLSYDEVLDKKLEVMDLTAICLCRDHRMPVRVFMMEKQGALLNIVRGGQEGTLIE